In Flavobacterium cerinum, one genomic interval encodes:
- a CDS encoding AAA family ATPase, which produces MRIDKVYIKNYKNLKEFTIDLDEKEMKTVLLGQNASGKSNFIEALVLIFKYLDLSTETKREAPSFDYNIIYKIKGSKVDITCDEGNYKILVDNEKQTFKSFFSNTGKTDFQPKYVFTYYSGLSNKLKEHFWDHQKKFYDKIINDDFKEEELDTLRKLFYVQLVHSYFVLLAYFTHEEEDSIEFLRNVLHIEDIESILFVLKMPAWAKNRIKENPDDIFWTAKGLVRPFLDKLWDLSLAPIYHHQDVRIDFDDYDPQEQLYLFLKGKDKLKELANTYTSNTALFKALESTYISKLISEVRIKVKKKNVNGSITFKELSEGEQQLLTVLGLLKFTKDEDSLILLDEPDTHLNPLWKWRYLEFLDKVVDRPASTQIILNTHDPLVIGSLKKEEVRIFRLSENGLEIEVPSIDPRSMDIVSILRSELFGLPSVLSKYMQLKLNRKRYLLFKIENGKASDDEMNEYNQIQKEIEDSGFNDSTYDPWYTRYLESISENPLFQKVEFTEDEEIELKKLSDAIIEKLTKERFPNENN; this is translated from the coding sequence ATGAGAATTGACAAAGTCTACATAAAGAATTATAAGAACTTAAAAGAGTTCACTATAGACCTTGACGAAAAGGAAATGAAAACCGTTTTACTGGGGCAGAATGCTTCTGGTAAATCAAACTTTATAGAAGCATTGGTTCTCATCTTCAAATACCTTGACCTAAGCACCGAGACAAAAAGGGAAGCACCAAGTTTTGATTATAATATCATTTATAAGATCAAAGGAAGTAAAGTGGATATTACATGCGATGAAGGAAATTATAAAATCTTGGTAGATAATGAAAAGCAAACCTTTAAATCTTTTTTTTCCAACACAGGGAAGACTGATTTTCAACCTAAATATGTTTTCACTTATTACTCTGGGTTAAGCAATAAATTAAAAGAGCACTTTTGGGATCATCAGAAAAAATTTTATGATAAAATAATCAATGACGATTTTAAAGAAGAAGAATTAGATACACTTAGAAAGCTTTTTTATGTACAGCTTGTACATTCTTACTTTGTATTGTTGGCATATTTTACACATGAAGAAGAAGATAGTATTGAGTTCCTTAGAAATGTTCTTCATATTGAAGACATAGAATCAATTCTTTTTGTACTTAAAATGCCAGCATGGGCAAAAAATAGGATAAAAGAAAATCCCGACGATATTTTTTGGACAGCCAAAGGCTTAGTGAGACCATTTCTTGATAAATTATGGGATTTATCACTAGCTCCTATTTACCATCACCAAGATGTACGCATAGATTTCGATGATTATGATCCACAAGAACAATTATATTTGTTCCTGAAGGGAAAGGATAAATTAAAAGAACTAGCCAACACTTATACAAGCAATACGGCTTTGTTTAAAGCATTAGAAAGCACTTATATATCTAAACTTATATCAGAAGTTCGGATTAAAGTAAAAAAGAAAAATGTAAATGGCAGTATTACATTTAAAGAACTAAGTGAAGGAGAACAACAATTACTAACTGTACTTGGACTGTTGAAATTTACAAAAGATGAAGATTCATTGATTTTACTTGATGAACCAGATACCCATTTAAATCCTCTTTGGAAATGGAGATATTTAGAGTTTTTAGATAAAGTAGTAGATAGACCAGCGAGTACCCAAATTATACTTAATACGCACGATCCACTTGTCATAGGTAGTTTAAAGAAAGAAGAGGTTAGAATCTTTAGGTTATCAGAAAATGGTTTAGAAATAGAAGTGCCTTCAATTGATCCTCGTTCAATGGATATTGTAAGTATTTTACGAAGTGAATTATTTGGTCTTCCTTCGGTTCTTAGTAAGTATATGCAATTGAAATTAAATAGAAAAAGATACCTGCTATTTAAAATAGAAAATGGAAAAGCAAGTGATGATGAAATGAATGAATATAATCAAATCCAGAAAGAGATAGAAGATTCCGGATTTAACGATTCAACTTATGATCCTTGGTATACTCGATATCTTGAATCTATATCAGAGAACCCACTCTTTCAAAAAGTCGAATTTACGGAGGATGAAGAAATTGAACTAAAAAAGCTTAGTGATGCCATAATTGAAAAATTAACAAAAGAGCGATTTCCAAATGAGAACAATTGA
- a CDS encoding class I SAM-dependent DNA methyltransferase produces MNNIAQKIWSYCDTLRDDGLGYNDYLEQLTYLLFLKMADENKSKYNLPDICNWKALVSNSGGALLEQYEQILKTLAESGGMLEKIFASAQNKIHDSVKLKRLLQLIDEDNWSSTDSDIKGEIYETLLQKNAENSGAGQYFTPRPVIQAMVECINPIPDETIADPSCGTGGFFLGALNHIHKYNKLTEDQENFLKFDTFHGWEIEKATARLCLMNLYLHGIGDLQKTPDIQVSDSLNPQKVNKEVPKVKIVLANPPFGKSSSDIPTIDENQAKKDGYFLRKDFWVTTSNKQLAFLQHIVSMLEKDGRAAVVLPDNVLFEGGAGEIIRKKLLEETNLHTILRLPTGIFYAQGVKSNVLFFEKKNPSKEIGTKEIWFYDYRTNIHHTPKNNPITFKHLADFIENYKIGSENEREESWSADNSSGRWRKYSYGEIIERDKTNLDVFWLKDDNLIDLDNLPDPEVLIEDIIENIESALANFRTIKDSLN; encoded by the coding sequence ATGAATAATATAGCACAAAAAATATGGTCATATTGTGATACACTTCGTGATGACGGCTTAGGATACAATGACTATTTGGAACAATTGACTTATTTGCTATTTCTAAAAATGGCAGATGAAAACAAGAGTAAATATAATTTGCCTGATATCTGTAATTGGAAAGCATTGGTTTCTAATTCAGGCGGGGCACTTCTAGAACAATATGAGCAAATATTAAAAACGCTGGCAGAGTCAGGCGGAATGCTTGAAAAGATATTCGCTAGTGCTCAGAATAAAATACATGATTCTGTTAAGTTGAAAAGATTACTTCAGCTTATTGATGAAGATAATTGGTCTTCTACGGATTCTGATATCAAGGGGGAAATTTATGAAACCTTATTGCAGAAAAATGCTGAAAATAGTGGAGCTGGTCAGTATTTTACGCCGAGACCTGTAATTCAGGCCATGGTGGAGTGTATCAATCCAATTCCTGATGAAACCATTGCAGATCCATCATGTGGCACGGGTGGCTTTTTTTTAGGAGCATTAAATCATATTCATAAGTATAACAAGCTCACTGAAGATCAGGAAAATTTCTTAAAGTTTGATACGTTTCATGGATGGGAAATCGAAAAAGCTACTGCAAGGTTATGTTTAATGAATTTGTATTTACATGGAATCGGAGATTTACAAAAGACACCAGATATACAGGTGTCAGATAGCTTAAATCCTCAAAAGGTAAATAAAGAAGTTCCCAAAGTAAAAATCGTATTGGCGAATCCACCTTTTGGAAAAAGTAGTAGTGATATACCGACAATAGACGAAAATCAGGCAAAAAAAGATGGCTATTTTTTACGTAAGGATTTTTGGGTTACTACAAGCAATAAACAATTAGCTTTTTTACAACACATAGTATCTATGTTAGAAAAAGACGGAAGAGCCGCAGTAGTCCTTCCTGATAATGTTTTGTTTGAAGGTGGGGCTGGTGAAATTATTCGTAAAAAACTACTTGAAGAAACAAATTTACATACCATTTTAAGATTGCCTACAGGAATATTTTATGCACAAGGAGTCAAATCTAATGTTTTGTTTTTTGAGAAAAAGAACCCATCTAAGGAGATAGGAACCAAAGAAATTTGGTTTTATGATTATCGTACAAACATTCATCATACTCCAAAAAATAATCCAATAACATTTAAGCATCTGGCAGATTTTATAGAGAATTATAAAATAGGCTCAGAGAATGAACGAGAAGAATCTTGGTCTGCTGATAATTCTAGTGGTCGTTGGCGTAAATATTCTTATGGAGAAATTATTGAAAGGGATAAAACAAACCTTGATGTTTTCTGGCTTAAAGATGATAATCTAATTGATTTGGACAATCTTCCAGATCCAGAAGTACTGATTGAAGATATCATTGAGAACATTGAAAGTGCTTTAGCCAATTTTAGAACGATAAAGGATTCGTTGAATTAG
- a CDS encoding COR domain-containing protein, with amino-acid sequence MNDFLNDNIFDVDCDLLLIPISTAGTISNSFRSGLDELDIPTDLWKDKDYELGDIKILPKKSKNKFIAFVCTVDGYDSAYYAIRLIGKRLAEKVIELEGIREIATPILGTGAGKLQPHLSLNIMRSAFYENKNVGGIRLTFCTPDEEVHYSIKNQILDIDTPSGQLVIEAELPNIRINEFIERIQYDKEFYYKLAVEKFNEYLEYESLDENFYKNLSEQFETSGITFKEFINSNLSAEQFKFTTLCGELVAYIDYNAYHKNIWNKYPDKRILARAAVRQNNWFINLIKYKQTNNLNAVSSSIKNALIYLKSPSSNFTMLSERHRKKVFENVFPDKNYNEGFEQLVLSFFRQLGIKSQNPENFGALCSRVLYLPFIKPIWNTSITKDKDSLFEEQGDFTDLSRVSLLIEECLKTKSKKLDIGNCGLNDLTIIPELFECTHLEELILSNEWAVYKDETWQRETSKNKGTPNNISVIPETISQLSELRILICGGDWNIFKNKKWNRWGISTLASITKLKKLEQLNISNNQLKSLTGLNKLDSLTFAHLNNNEISKLESLNNLQNLKELNLSNNEITRVELLSILQNIQTLDLHHNSIKDLSPIKNIIERIGIINDKWEVNTVNIAKNPLEHPPMEVVNLGQKAVLGVLQDIKDRGSYKNKDIKIILVGNSEVGKSTLVKYLDKEKDLEVEHLPTLWMAEKEIKSKYSIKAIDGECLLHVFDFGGHDYYHDTHHLLYGTNTIYLLLWDDKTNNLELRKTCQKSKDGEEVEIETQDYPLKYWLDSVKFHTKDVEADNFEFELDREVTYNSSLLVIQNKVSDASKTIFLDNNQLKTDYPFIYDIINISIKNPQRNLKHFDNLFDEMLNNMKIIGAILPRFYEPIKRNIATYNEKPILTFIEFLDYCNKTLRNPIDEDQCRRLVKYLNQVGMLLYSDKTSEEKVYINKKWLIDNMHKILEKLTDKKGKFDKSYAVNILGAKEEMVDDILTMMQEFRMIFKHPYSDTFIAPLYLPLMPDGKVNLFLNKKQIPFRRFEYNGFIHKSVILDIFQKFGTQYPLDKNNDLYYYWKNGLVIKNPTTEEIVMIKFHLGNANGNACIDIYDLTNHKESGFRDEVINYIREVNQDYELEEMVTLDGEEYISKELLEENAKIGKHIFSEKKLSEPLKSKQHQKLFKLKDYMEFIDTPVKKKKVVISYSKFDIDQVNLFIRHLQSLVDWDLIEEPWCCEHLITGVEWDQEIQSRFDNADIIFFMISTNLLSTKYVMDNEVKPAIERYDRDKSSVKIVPIILEYCDWARRNPINLQRFSAMPFKGKPVSDFSDKSIVWYEIIQAIRIMIENNISLEKSGKPNREIQDLYERQVKGKLDNNSI; translated from the coding sequence ATGAATGATTTTTTAAACGATAATATTTTTGATGTCGATTGTGATTTATTGTTAATACCAATCTCTACAGCCGGTACGATATCTAATTCTTTTAGAAGTGGTTTGGATGAATTAGATATTCCAACGGATCTTTGGAAAGATAAAGATTATGAACTTGGAGATATTAAAATATTACCCAAGAAATCAAAGAATAAATTCATAGCTTTTGTTTGTACAGTCGATGGGTATGATAGTGCTTATTATGCAATCAGATTGATAGGTAAAAGACTTGCAGAAAAAGTAATAGAATTAGAAGGTATTAGGGAAATAGCTACTCCAATATTAGGAACAGGGGCGGGTAAACTTCAGCCGCATCTAAGCTTGAATATTATGCGTTCTGCATTTTATGAAAATAAAAATGTAGGAGGTATTCGATTAACTTTTTGTACTCCGGATGAAGAGGTACATTATTCAATAAAGAATCAGATATTAGATATAGATACGCCTAGTGGTCAATTGGTAATTGAAGCTGAACTTCCAAATATTCGTATAAACGAATTTATTGAAAGAATTCAGTATGATAAAGAGTTTTATTATAAGTTAGCTGTAGAAAAGTTTAATGAGTATCTTGAATACGAAAGTTTAGATGAAAATTTTTATAAAAATTTATCTGAACAGTTTGAAACATCTGGAATAACTTTTAAAGAGTTTATCAATTCCAATTTATCTGCAGAGCAATTTAAATTCACTACACTTTGTGGAGAATTAGTTGCTTACATCGACTATAATGCATATCACAAAAACATATGGAACAAATACCCGGATAAAAGAATTTTGGCTCGGGCAGCAGTTCGTCAAAACAACTGGTTCATAAATTTAATTAAATATAAACAGACTAACAATCTAAACGCTGTAAGTTCAAGTATTAAGAATGCACTTATCTACTTAAAGTCTCCTAGTAGTAACTTTACTATGCTTTCAGAAAGGCATAGAAAAAAAGTGTTTGAGAATGTTTTTCCAGACAAAAATTATAATGAGGGATTTGAGCAATTGGTATTAAGTTTTTTTAGACAACTAGGAATAAAATCTCAAAACCCTGAAAATTTTGGAGCTCTTTGTAGTCGTGTTCTTTATCTCCCTTTTATAAAACCAATTTGGAATACATCTATAACAAAGGATAAAGATTCCCTATTTGAAGAACAAGGCGATTTTACAGATTTATCAAGAGTAAGTTTGTTGATTGAAGAGTGCTTAAAAACTAAATCAAAAAAACTTGATATTGGAAATTGTGGATTAAATGATTTAACTATTATTCCAGAACTATTTGAATGTACACATCTAGAAGAGTTGATATTAAGTAACGAGTGGGCTGTATATAAAGATGAAACTTGGCAACGTGAAACAAGTAAGAATAAAGGAACCCCAAATAACATTAGTGTTATTCCTGAAACTATTAGCCAGTTGTCGGAATTAAGAATCTTGATTTGTGGCGGAGATTGGAATATCTTTAAAAATAAGAAATGGAATAGATGGGGAATTTCAACGTTGGCTTCGATTACAAAACTTAAAAAACTGGAACAATTAAACATAAGTAATAACCAACTAAAAAGTTTGACAGGGCTTAATAAGTTAGATTCATTAACATTTGCCCATTTGAATAACAATGAAATTTCGAAACTTGAATCGTTAAACAACTTACAGAATCTAAAAGAGCTAAATCTTAGTAATAATGAAATAACTAGAGTTGAGCTTTTAAGTATTCTTCAGAATATTCAAACATTAGATTTGCACCATAATTCCATTAAAGATCTTAGTCCTATAAAGAACATTATAGAAAGAATTGGAATAATCAATGACAAGTGGGAAGTTAATACTGTGAATATAGCTAAAAATCCATTGGAACATCCTCCTATGGAAGTGGTAAATTTAGGACAGAAAGCTGTCCTTGGTGTATTACAGGATATTAAAGATAGAGGAAGTTATAAAAACAAAGATATTAAAATCATTCTTGTAGGTAATAGCGAGGTGGGTAAATCTACTTTGGTAAAATATTTGGATAAAGAAAAAGATCTTGAGGTTGAACATTTACCTACTCTTTGGATGGCAGAGAAAGAGATAAAAAGTAAATACTCAATTAAGGCTATTGATGGGGAATGTTTACTCCATGTATTTGACTTTGGGGGACACGATTATTATCATGACACACATCATTTATTGTATGGAACAAATACAATTTATCTCCTTCTTTGGGATGATAAAACCAATAATTTAGAACTTAGAAAAACATGCCAAAAATCTAAGGATGGTGAAGAAGTTGAAATTGAAACTCAAGACTATCCATTAAAGTATTGGTTGGATTCTGTTAAATTTCATACGAAAGATGTTGAGGCAGATAATTTTGAATTCGAATTAGATCGAGAAGTGACTTATAACAGTTCATTATTAGTAATACAAAATAAAGTTTCTGATGCTTCTAAAACAATATTTTTGGATAATAACCAATTGAAAACTGATTATCCATTTATCTATGACATAATAAATATTTCAATTAAGAATCCACAAAGGAACTTGAAGCATTTTGATAATTTATTTGATGAAATGCTTAATAATATGAAAATTATTGGTGCCATTCTTCCAAGATTTTACGAACCAATTAAAAGAAATATTGCTACTTATAATGAGAAACCAATTCTAACATTTATTGAGTTTCTTGACTATTGTAATAAAACTCTCAGAAATCCAATTGATGAAGATCAGTGCCGAAGATTGGTAAAATATCTAAATCAAGTGGGAATGTTACTTTATAGTGATAAAACTTCTGAAGAGAAAGTTTACATCAACAAAAAATGGTTGATTGATAATATGCATAAAATTTTAGAAAAGCTTACTGACAAAAAAGGAAAGTTTGATAAAAGTTATGCAGTAAATATTCTAGGAGCTAAAGAGGAAATGGTTGATGATATACTAACAATGATGCAGGAGTTTAGAATGATATTTAAGCATCCTTACTCAGATACATTTATTGCCCCACTTTATTTACCTCTCATGCCTGATGGGAAAGTCAATTTGTTTCTCAATAAAAAGCAAATTCCTTTTAGAAGATTCGAATATAACGGGTTCATTCATAAAAGTGTAATTCTTGATATATTTCAAAAATTCGGTACACAATATCCTTTAGATAAAAATAATGACCTTTATTATTATTGGAAAAATGGATTAGTGATTAAAAATCCAACTACAGAAGAGATAGTTATGATAAAGTTTCATCTTGGGAATGCAAATGGTAATGCTTGTATTGATATTTATGATCTAACTAATCATAAAGAATCAGGATTCAGAGATGAGGTTATTAATTACATTAGAGAGGTCAATCAAGATTACGAATTGGAAGAAATGGTCACATTAGATGGTGAAGAATATATTTCAAAAGAATTGCTCGAAGAAAATGCCAAAATAGGTAAGCATATATTTTCTGAAAAGAAATTGTCAGAACCTTTAAAATCAAAACAACATCAGAAACTTTTTAAACTGAAAGATTATATGGAATTTATTGATACTCCTGTTAAAAAGAAGAAAGTAGTAATATCCTACTCTAAATTTGATATAGATCAGGTGAATTTATTTATTAGACATTTGCAATCACTAGTTGATTGGGATTTGATTGAAGAACCATGGTGCTGCGAACATCTTATTACAGGAGTTGAATGGGATCAAGAGATACAATCAAGGTTTGATAATGCAGATATTATATTTTTTATGATAAGCACTAATCTTCTAAGTACCAAGTACGTAATGGATAACGAAGTAAAACCTGCTATTGAAAGATATGATCGTGATAAATCTTCAGTAAAGATTGTACCTATCATTCTAGAGTATTGTGATTGGGCAAGACGAAATCCTATAAATTTACAACGTTTTTCTGCCATGCCTTTTAAAGGAAAGCCTGTGAGTGATTTTTCAGATAAAAGTATTGTTTGGTATGAGATTATTCAAGCAATTAGAATTATGATTGAAAATAATATTTCATTGGAAAAGAGTGGTAAACCCAATCGAGAGATTCAAGATTTATATGAAAGGCAAGTAAAAGGAAAATTGGATAATAATTCCATATAA
- a CDS encoding nucleotidyl transferase AbiEii/AbiGii toxin family protein, producing the protein MIDPKSYTIEWITDLRNKLGKRIDLKLIEKVIYALTLLEQLQLNNLNFVFKGGTALLLATETPKRFSIDIDIITEEPGDKIKKILETISQLEMFIRWEDDNDRKHTPDAPIGHFKIFYKSEVDGHEEPILLDLLYTSNPYPETKEYPINHNWLATSGKDTIVVLPTFEAILGDKLTAFAPKTTGILYSKNRPVEIIKQLYDIGFLFDQITDLNVVKESFSRVVQEEIGYRKLNMNASDVLKDTWLACYTLAERDMKSDEFKHLQLGIKNFTNFIIDRFSIEEAITASAKVAYLTSLLNKENQGIERFKNPLEIKDWLIEDPTYNKLNKLKKTNPEAFFYWYKSVNN; encoded by the coding sequence ATGATAGATCCAAAATCATATACAATTGAATGGATTACCGACTTACGAAATAAGTTGGGAAAGCGCATTGACCTAAAGCTGATTGAAAAGGTAATATACGCTTTAACACTTTTGGAGCAACTGCAATTGAATAATCTGAACTTTGTGTTTAAAGGCGGAACGGCTCTACTTTTAGCAACGGAAACACCTAAACGGTTCTCGATAGATATTGACATCATTACAGAAGAACCGGGAGATAAAATCAAGAAGATTTTAGAGACGATTAGCCAATTAGAAATGTTTATCCGTTGGGAAGATGACAACGATCGAAAACATACCCCTGATGCACCTATCGGACATTTCAAGATATTTTACAAAAGTGAGGTAGATGGTCATGAAGAACCGATACTATTGGATTTATTATACACGTCCAATCCATACCCTGAAACAAAAGAATATCCAATAAATCATAATTGGTTAGCCACGTCGGGAAAAGATACGATAGTTGTATTGCCAACGTTTGAGGCTATTTTGGGAGATAAGCTCACGGCTTTCGCTCCGAAAACCACAGGCATATTGTATTCAAAAAATCGTCCTGTCGAAATCATTAAACAGTTGTATGATATTGGCTTTTTGTTCGACCAAATAACTGACCTTAACGTAGTCAAAGAAAGTTTTTCGAGAGTGGTGCAGGAAGAAATCGGCTATCGAAAATTAAATATGAATGCTAGCGATGTCCTAAAAGACACTTGGCTGGCTTGTTATACATTGGCAGAAAGGGATATGAAATCTGATGAGTTTAAACACTTGCAATTAGGCATTAAGAATTTTACGAATTTCATTATCGATCGATTTTCAATAGAAGAAGCCATAACAGCGTCAGCTAAAGTTGCCTATCTGACTTCATTGTTGAATAAAGAAAATCAGGGAATTGAACGTTTTAAAAATCCGCTGGAAATCAAAGATTGGTTGATTGAAGATCCAACCTACAATAAGTTAAACAAATTAAAAAAAACCAATCCGGAAGCTTTTTTCTATTGGTATAAGAGTGTTAATAATTAG
- a CDS encoding DUF6577 family protein, whose product MAETLEKHISRYFEESERLSKQKLVGSIKKDFPSWSDNTINMYLSKLKKEGIINAPSRGIYEMDSHIPFQPNISNNLKRVFNKVKREFPYITFCIWDTVWLNDFMRHQPFKHYVVIEVEKDASESIFTFLTEINKNVFFNPDEEIFDRYIHNQDEVLIVKNMVSESPLIEKDKISIPALEKLLVDMLIDIALFSAQQNEKEFIMRSVMQKYTLNELKMRRYAVRRNREAEIDELINISLAK is encoded by the coding sequence TTGGCAGAAACGTTAGAAAAACATATTAGTCGTTATTTTGAAGAAAGTGAAAGACTTTCCAAGCAAAAGCTTGTGGGATCAATAAAAAAGGATTTTCCATCCTGGTCTGATAACACGATCAATATGTATCTGTCTAAACTAAAAAAAGAGGGAATTATCAATGCTCCTTCCAGAGGTATTTATGAGATGGATAGCCACATCCCTTTTCAACCCAATATTTCAAACAATTTAAAGAGAGTATTTAATAAGGTAAAACGTGAATTTCCTTACATCACCTTTTGCATTTGGGATACGGTGTGGTTGAATGATTTTATGCGTCACCAGCCATTTAAACATTATGTTGTTATAGAAGTAGAAAAAGATGCGTCTGAATCTATATTTACTTTTCTGACAGAAATCAATAAAAACGTTTTTTTTAATCCTGATGAGGAAATATTTGACCGTTATATTCATAATCAAGATGAAGTTCTTATTGTGAAGAATATGGTTTCGGAGTCTCCTTTGATAGAAAAAGATAAAATTAGTATTCCTGCATTGGAAAAGTTATTGGTGGATATGTTGATTGATATAGCACTTTTCTCGGCACAACAAAATGAAAAGGAATTTATTATGCGGAGTGTAATGCAGAAATACACTTTAAATGAGTTAAAGATGCGTAGATATGCCGTCCGAAGAAATAGAGAAGCTGAAATTGACGAACTAATAAATATAAGTTTGGCAAAATAA
- a CDS encoding restriction endonuclease subunit S, protein MKEQQEKYNLPEGWINVSLGDILILEYGKSLPKNSRQDGKYPIFGSNGIIGYHNDFLVKGPVIIIGRKGSVGSVHISNENCWPIDTTYYIKPAPSLNFKFIFFILKFLNLSKLDKSTTIPGLNRDNVYEQIIELPSLNEQNRITLKLEELFSSLEKSQQQLRATIDQIDAYKQLVLQNAFLGTNSSFVKKLEEILVFIGSGITPKGGKKVYKDSGIIFIRSQNVHRNKLDINDAAYITLSTHEKMKRTHVKPFDVLLNITGASIGRCAFVPESFKEANVNQHVCILRPDPQKVYYKYLSLYLNSPKAQDIIMSVQTGATRQGLNYSQIRELPIPLPNISTQKDIVKYIEQKISICDKLYESVTSSLLKADNLRQSMLVKSFKGKLVDNDLNSENLKLYIERIQKEKETYVNQLKEEKNSTPKIKAMPDTPKNILQILNERKESVSASELWSLSDKKDDIDGFYAELKKNIDEGLVIEEKPRKGKVAFLKLADKK, encoded by the coding sequence ATGAAAGAACAACAAGAAAAATATAATTTGCCAGAAGGTTGGATAAATGTTTCTTTAGGAGATATTTTAATACTTGAGTATGGAAAAAGTCTTCCTAAGAATAGTCGTCAGGATGGTAAATACCCCATTTTTGGTTCAAATGGAATAATTGGTTACCACAATGATTTTTTAGTTAAAGGACCTGTGATAATTATCGGGAGAAAAGGTTCTGTAGGCTCAGTGCACATTTCAAATGAAAACTGTTGGCCAATTGACACAACCTATTACATTAAGCCAGCACCGTCCTTAAATTTTAAGTTCATTTTTTTTATTCTGAAATTTTTAAACCTTTCAAAGCTTGATAAATCAACAACAATCCCCGGATTAAACAGAGATAATGTTTACGAACAAATAATAGAGTTACCTTCATTAAATGAACAAAACAGAATCACTCTAAAGTTAGAAGAATTATTTAGTTCTCTTGAAAAGAGTCAACAACAGCTAAGGGCTACAATAGATCAGATAGACGCTTACAAGCAATTGGTATTACAAAATGCATTTCTAGGGACAAATTCTTCATTTGTTAAGAAGCTAGAGGAAATACTAGTTTTTATTGGAAGTGGGATTACTCCTAAGGGAGGGAAGAAAGTTTATAAAGATAGTGGTATTATCTTTATAAGAAGCCAAAATGTACATAGAAATAAATTAGACATCAATGATGCTGCATATATAACTTTGTCAACACATGAAAAAATGAAACGTACGCATGTTAAACCATTTGATGTTTTACTAAATATTACAGGGGCTTCAATAGGAAGATGTGCATTTGTTCCGGAAAGTTTTAAAGAAGCAAATGTAAATCAACACGTATGTATTCTCCGTCCAGATCCCCAAAAGGTATACTATAAATATCTATCTTTATATCTTAATTCACCTAAAGCTCAAGACATTATAATGTCTGTTCAGACTGGAGCCACAAGGCAAGGACTCAATTATTCTCAAATTAGAGAATTACCTATACCTCTTCCCAATATTAGCACTCAAAAGGATATTGTCAAATATATAGAACAGAAAATATCAATTTGTGATAAACTGTACGAAAGTGTTACAAGTTCTTTATTAAAAGCGGATAACCTCCGACAGTCCATGTTAGTTAAGAGTTTTAAAGGAAAACTAGTTGATAATGACCTTAATTCTGAAAATCTTAAGTTATATATCGAACGAATTCAAAAGGAAAAAGAAACGTACGTAAATCAATTAAAAGAAGAGAAAAACAGTACTCCAAAAATTAAAGCTATGCCAGACACTCCTAAAAATATTCTACAAATATTGAATGAAAGAAAAGAATCCGTATCAGCTAGTGAACTATGGTCATTGTCTGATAAGAAGGATGATATAGATGGGTTCTATGCAGAATTAAAAAAGAATATAGATGAGGGCTTAGTTATAGAAGAAAAGCCTCGAAAAGGCAAAGTAGCATTTTTAAAATTAGCAGATAAAAAATGA